The proteins below come from a single Chelmon rostratus isolate fCheRos1 chromosome 10, fCheRos1.pri, whole genome shotgun sequence genomic window:
- the her12 gene encoding hairy-related 12 — MAPCSTNYSSVHHIRISERDSIKLRKPLVEKMRRDRINSCIEQLKVILEKEFHKQEPNSKLEKADILEMTVSFLRQQLQPGLCHSDYNQGYSHCWRDSVHFLSAGSNTEASVTPLRGIQRQERQQLHQAQRASSSSTVYTSLRSTTLQDSSGSSSRGPMWRPW; from the exons ATGGCTCCCTGCTCCACCAACTACTCCTCTGTTCACCACATCAGGATCTCTGAGAGAGACAGCATCAAA TTGAGGAAACCTCTTGTGGAGAAAATGCGCAGAGATCGCATCAACAGCTGCATCGAGCAGCTCAAGGTCATTCTGGAGAAGGAGTTCCACAAGCAGGAGCCCAACTCCAAGCTGGAGAAAGCCGACATCCTGGAGATGACGGTGAGCTTCCTGAGGCAGCAGCTACAGCCGGGCCTCTGCCACAGCGACTACAACCAAGGCTACTCTCACTGCTGGAGGGACTCTGTgcacttcctctctgcaggatcCAACACAGAGGCCTCTGTCACTCCTCTGAGGGGCATCCAGCGGCAGGAGcggcagcagctccatcaggcCCAGAGAGCTAGCAGCTCCTCCACAGTCTACACCAGCCTGAGGTCCACCACGCTGCAggacagcagtggcagcagcagcagagggccCATGTGGAGGCCTTGGTAG
- the LOC121613305 gene encoding transcription factor HES-5-like, whose protein sequence is MAPCSTNYSSVHHIRISERDSIKLRKPLVEKMRRDRINSCIEQLKVILEKEFHKQEPNSKLEKADILEMTVSFLRQQLQPGLCHSDYNQGYSHCWRDSNTEASVTPLRGIQRQERQQLHQAQRASSSSTVYTSLRSTTLQDSSGSSSRGPMWRPW, encoded by the exons ATGGCTCCCTGCTCCACCAACTACTCCTCTGTTCACCACATCAGGATCTCTGAGAGAGACAGCATCAAA TTGAGGAAACCTCTTGTGGAGAAAATGCGCAGAGATCGCATCAACAGCTGCATCGAGCAGCTCAAGGTCATTCTGGAGAAGGAGTTCCACAAGCAGGAGCCCAACTCCAAGCTGGAGAAAGCCGACATCCTGGAGATGACGGTGAGCTTCCTGAGGCAGCAGCTACAGCCGGGCCTCTGCCACAGCGACTACAACCAAGGCTACTCTCACTGCTGGAGGGACTCCAACACAGAGGCCTCTGTCACTCCTCTGAGGGGCATCCAGCGGCAGGAGcggcagcagctccatcaggcCCAGAGAGCTAGCAGCTCCTCCACAGTCTACACCAGCCTGAGGTCCACCACGCTGCAggacagcagtggcagcagcagcagagggccCATGTGGAGGCCTTGGTAG
- the LOC121613218 gene encoding taste receptor type 1 member 1, which yields MLGAVYLCIGWLVLQLADGGLDRISQRWGMQLQGDYSITGLFPLHYTNDPSGSLPALGPCNGGSLSPHGFHLLQAMRFAVEEINNSTGPQPLLPGVKLGYELFDSCSVSAVVLATLDLLEQQSPSTSGTERDPNFKNSERAVAVIGPDSSSKSLASAALLGAYLLPQISYEASNEMLSDKFLYPSFFRTIPSDKNQVAAVIHLLVRFNWTWIALIGSDNAYGLAGMRSISQQAPYHGICIAYRGVIPSFSDDAVQTMRIMVDSIVKTKVNTIVAFSSKSKLRYFFPYVIEQNVTDKVWIGTEDWSTSSVISGIPGIHTIGTVLGVSIKFASIPGFEEFERKMSEASVQHSHTQEASNGTTSSGNDCLQSTNLYSVARMNFPLEKYDITSSFNVYQAVYAVAHALHRALGCDSGECQRKRVYPWELLQWLKQVRFSLGNTSVHFDANGDPPTGYDIISWIWRGTQWSFRKVGSFSPDPIDLTIDADRIQWHNTGDSRPVPLSICSPPCPRGHKELQMGQQKCCFDCIACPIATFLNKSDPTQCQRCLLEEWAPKSSEQCLKRTVLLLAWDDPLAIALLFFLASCLLMTSSSAIILLLNLNTPVAKSAGGRTCLLMLAALTAAAMSSLCHFGRPSPLACILKQPLFSFSFTVCLACITVRSLQVVCIFKFASKLPPAYDKWAKNHGPEFTIFLVSMTIALISVFRVALHPPKPSQDLNFYMDSIVLECSHTLSLGSGLELAYVALLSVLCFTFSYMGKDLPANYNEAKCITFSLMVYMISWMSFFTLYLISRGPFTMAAYVFAILFSVMAFLAGYFLPKIYIIVLRPQMNTAAHFQNCIQMYTMSK from the exons ATGCTTGGTGCTGTGTATCTGTGCATAGGCTGGCTGGTGCTGCAGCTAGCTGATGGGGGACTGGATCGCATCTCTCAGAGATGGGGGATGCAACTGCAGGGCGACTACTCCATCACTGGACTCTTTCCTCTCCACTACACAAATGACCCAAGTGGTAGTTTGCCTGCTTTGGGTCCATGTAATGG AGGCTCACTCAGCCCACATGGATTTCACCTGTTGCAAGCCATGAGATTTGCTGTAGAGGAAATCAACAACAGCACTGGACCACAGCCTCTTTTACCAGGAGTGAAGCTGGGCTACGAGCTGTTCGACAGCTGCTCAGTATCGGCCGTTGTCCTGGCCACACTGGACctgctggagcagcagagccCCTCTACAtctgggacagagagagacccaAACTTCAAGAACAGTGAGCGAGCAGTGGCTGTGATTGggccagacagcagcagcaaatctCTCGCCTCAGCTGCTTTACTGGGGGCCTATCTTCTACCGCAA ATCTCTTATGAAGCATCAAACGAGATGCTGAGCGACAAGTTCCTCTATCCGTCCTTTTTCCGCACAATTCCCAGTGACAAGAACCAGGTGGCAGCTGTGATCCATCTCCTGGTTCGGTTCAACTGGACCTGGATCGCTCTTATAGGCAGTGACAACGCCTACGGCCTGGCGGGAATGCGTAGCATCTCACAGCAAGCACCATACCATGGCATCTGCATCGCCTACCGAGGAGTCATCCCCTCGTTCAGCGATGACGCGGTCCAGACCATGAGGATCATGGTAGACAGCATAGTAAAGACCAAAGTCAACACCATCGTGGCCTTTTCCAGCAAGTCAAAACTCCGCTACTTCTTCCCGTATGTCATTGAGCAGAACGTGACAGATAAGGTGTGGATTGGGACAGAGGACTGGTCAACATCTTCTGTTATATCAGGGATACCTGGGATCCACACCATTGGCACTGTGCTCGGAGTGTCCATCAAATTCGCATCCATACCTGGTTTTGAGGAGTTTGAGAGGAAGATGTCTGAGGCCTCAGTGCAACACAGCCACACCCAGGAAGCCTCTAATGGCACAACAAGCTCAGGCAACGACTGTCTGCAGAGCACAAACCTGTACAGTGTTGCCAGGATGAATTTTCCTCTGGAGAAATATGACATCACCTCCTCCTTTAATGTGTATCAGGCGGTGTATGCTGTGGCTCATGCTCTGCACCGTGCACTTGGCTGTGATTCTGGAGAGTGCCAAAGGAAGAGGGTGTATCCATGGGAG CTTCTCCAGTGGCTGAAGCAGGTACGATTCTCTCTGGGCAACACCTCTGTGCACTTTGACGCAAATGGTGACCCGCCCACAGGATATGACATCATTTCCTGGATTTGGAGAGGGACCCAATGGTCTTTCAGAAAGGTGGGCTCCTTCAGCCCAGATCCTATTGACCTCACGATTGATGCTGATCGAATTCAGTGGCACAACACAGGCGATTCAAGACCA GTGCCGCTGTCCATCTGCTCTCCACCTTGCCCAAGAGGCCACAAGGAGCTGCAGATGGGGcagcagaaatgctgcttcGACTGCATAGCCTGTCCCATTGCTACATTCCTCAATAAAAGCg ATCCCACTCAATGCCAGCGGTGTCTGCTGGAGGAGTGGGCTCCAAAGAGCAGCGAGCAGTGTCTGAAGAGGACTGTCCTGCTGCTCGCCTGGGACGACCCCCTTGCTATCGCCCTGCTGTTCTTTCTGGCCAGCTGTCTTCTCATGACCTCCAGCTCTGCAATAATCCTCCTGCTCAACCTGAACACGCCCGTGGCCAAGTCCGCCGGAGGCCGCACCTGCCTCCTGATGCTGGCAGCCCTGACTGCCGCTGCCATGAGCTCTTTGTGCCATTTTGGCCGCCCGTCTCCTCTGGCTTGCATCCTCAAGCAGCCTCtattcagcttcagcttcactgtgtgccTTGCCTGTATCACAGTGCGCTCCCTCCAGGTcgtttgcatttttaaatttgcCTCCAAGCTGCCGCCGGCCTATGACAAGTGGGCCAAAAATCATGGGCCAGAGTTCACCATTTTCCTTGTGTCCATGACCATCGCACTCATATCTGTGTTCCGCGTGGCCCTCCACCCTCCCAAGCCTTCCCAGGATCTTAACTTCTACATGGACAGCATTGTGTTGGAGTGCAGTCACACCCTCTCACTTGGTTCAGGCCTTGAGCTGGCTTATGTTGCGCTGCTCAGCGTCCTCTGCTTCACGTTCAGCTACATGGGCAAAGACCTGCCAGCCAACTACAACGAGGCCAAGTGTATCACCTTCAGCCTCATGGTGTACATGATTTCCTGGATGAGCTTCTTCACTCTCTACCTCATCAGCAGAGGCCCCTTCACCATGGCCGCATACGTGTTTGCCATACTCTTCAGTGTCATGGCCTTCCTTGCGGGCTACTTCCTGCCTAAAATTTACATTATTGTCCTGAGGCCACAAATGAACACGGCTGCCCATTTCCAGAATTGTATTCAAATGTATACCATGAGCAAATAA
- the rprd1b gene encoding regulation of nuclear pre-mRNA domain-containing protein 1B, with protein MSSFSESALEKKLTELSSSQQSVQTLSLWIIHHRKHSALIVKVWHRELKKAKSNRKLTFLYLANDVIQNSKKKGPEFTKDFESVLVDACSHVASEADESCKKHMERLLNIWKERSLYRGDFIQQLKLAIEDSNSPRPSEEKKPVKRTYQKIQEDEDDDDDDYRSHNSPRNTGATATQLTEELVKALQDLENAASGDAAVRQKIASLPQEVQDVSLLEKITDKDAADKLSKTVDEACLLLAEYNGRLAAELEDRRQLARMLTEYISSQREALTEREKKLEEYKQKLARVTQVRKELKSHIQSLPDLSLLPNVTGGLAPLPSAGDLFSTD; from the exons ATGTCGTCCTTCTCCGAGTCGGCCCTGGAGAAGAAGCTGACGGAGCTGAGCAGCTCACAGCAGAGCGTCCagactctgtctctgtggatCATCCACCACCGCAAACACTCGGCCCTCATCGTCAAAGTGTGGCACAGAGAGCTGAAAAAGG CTAAAAGCAACAGAAAGCTGACGTTCCTGTATCTGGCTAACGATGTCATCCAGAACAGCAAAAAGAAAGGACCAGAGTTTACCAAAGACTTTGAGTCTGTCCTCGTTGATGCCTGCTCACATGTTGCAAG CGAGGCAGACGAGAGCTGCAAAAAGCACATGGAGAGATTGCTGAACATCTGGAAGGAGAGGAGCCTTTACAGAGGCGACTTCATACAGCAGCTCAAACTGGCTATAGAAGACTCTAACAGCCCCAGGCCTTCAG AAGAGAAGAAGCCTGTGAAACGAACCTATCAGAAGATccaagaagatgaagatgatgacgacgatgacTACAGAAGCCACAACTCCCCTCGCAACACAGGCGCCACCGCGACTCAGTTG ACGGAGGAACTGGTGAAGGCGCTGCAGGACTTAGAGAATGCTGCATCAGGTGACGCAGCAGTTCGTCAGAAGATCGCCTCGCTGCCGCAGGAAGTCCAGGACGTTTCCCTGCTGGAGAAAATCACTG ACAAGGATGCAGCAGACAAGCTGTCGAAGACGGTGGATGAAGCGTGTTTGCTGCTGGCCGAGTACAACGGGCGACTGGCCGCAGAGCTGGAGGACCGGAGGCAGCTGGCACGCATGCTGACTGAATACATCAGCAGCCAGAGGGAGGCGCTcacggagagagagaagaaactaGAG GAGTATAAGCAAAAACTGGCGAGGGTGACCCAAGTAAGGAAAGAGCTCAAGTCCCACATCCAGAGTCTCCCTGACCTCTCCCTCCTGCCCAACGTGACCGGCGGTCTGGCCCCGCTCCCCTCGGCCGGAGACCTCTTCTCCACCGACTGA